The window CTCTTCCTGATTGCCGGCCTCGACGCGGCCGGACGGCTGACCCCCGTGGTGCTCCTGCCGATCGTCGCGGTCGCCGCCCTCACGTACCCGCTCAGCACTAGCGGGGCGCGCTCGTTGCTGCCGCTGATCGTCCCCAACCGGCTCTGGGATCGCGCGAACGCGCTGGACAGCATGGCCTACGCGGTGACCGGCGCCGCGGGTCCGGCGCTGGCCGGCGGGCTCACCGCCGGATTCGGACCACGGGTCGCCTTGCTCACCGCGGCCGCGTTCTACATCGCTGCTGCGCTTTCGCTATCCGGGCTTGCGGAACCGCTGACCCGCGGAGGGACAACCTCGGTGCTGGCCGACGCGCGCGATGGGCTGCTCTACGTTGTGGTCCGAAACGCATCGTTGCGCGGTTTGGCCATCGTGGTGTCACTGATCAATGTCGGCTTTGGCATCTTGATCGTGGCGCTGCCCGTCATGATCTTTGAGCGGGTGCAGGGCGACGCGGCGCTCGTCGGCGAGCTGTGGGCGTTGCTTGGGCTTGGATCGGCTGTCTCTGTCTTCTTTTTCGGCCGCTACAGTAGCGAGGGCCGAGAACGCTTCATGCTCGGCGTCGCCACCCTCGCGAGCGGGCTCGGCATGGGCGTCCTCGCATTAACGGGCAATGTCCTTGTGGCGGCCGCCACTATGACGTTCCTGGGGCTGGCCAACGGTCCCGCCGACATCGCATTGTTTTCGATGCGGCAGCGTCGCACCGATCCCGCCTGGTACGGGCGAGCCTTCGCCGTCTCGATGTCGCTGAACTTTGCCGGGACGCCACTTGGGTCGGCGATGTCGGGTCCCCTGATCCATGTCGGGCTCACGCTGGCGATCGGCGTGGCCGCGGGGTTCCTGCTGCTCGCCGCCGGGCTGACGCCGCTGCTGATTCCGAAAACGGCTGGGTATAACATTTCCGGTGAGTCCGCCAGGCAGTCGCGCCGGGATCGTCCCGTCGAGGAAAGTCCGAGCTCCACAGAGCAGGGTGCCGGGTAACGCCCGGTCGGGGTGACCCGAAGGAGAGTGCCACAGAAAATACACAGCCGTCGCGCGAGCGGCGGCGAAGGTGAAAAGGTGCGGGTAAGAGCCCACCAGCAGCCGGGAGACCGGCTGGCTCGGTAAACCCCACCCGGAGCAAGACCGAATAGGAGGACGATACGGCTGGCTCGGCCGGTCCTCGGGTAAGGTCGCTAGAGTCGCCGGGTAACCGGCGACCGAGACGGATGACTGCCGCCCTACGGCGCGCCGGCTTTGCCGGCTGAAGCGGGGAACAGAACTCGGCTTACCGGCGGACTCACTCTTCGTAACGACTTCGTTGCACCGGACGTAAACCAAACGTCCTGATGCCGGCTCTAGGGTTTCGTGATCATGGCTGACGAGCAGCCGGTGCGCCTTGCGCCAGGGTTTGAAGCCGCCGTCCATGCAGAGAGCGGCCGGCTTTTCGCCATTGCCTATTCCATCCTGCGGGACGCGCAGGAAGCCGAGGATGCCGTACAGGAGACGATGGAACTGGCCTGGCGGTCCTGGGACGCGCTGCGCGATCCATCGAAGCGGAGCGCCTGGCTGCGCCAGATCTGCGTACGCCGCGCGATTCGGACGCGCAGGCGTTTGCTTCCCCGACTCTGGCTCGCCGACAGCCACACGGTCCCTTCGCAGCAACTCGATGAACCCGATCTGGACCTCGATCGATCCTATCGCCGCCTCACCCACCAACAGCGCGCCGTGGTGACGCTCCACTACGAATACGGCTACTCGCTCGACGAATGCGCCGCGCTGATCGGATGCCAGCCGGGGACCGCCCGTAGCCACCTTGCCCGAGCGCTGGCCAGCCTTCGAAAGGAGCTCAACTATGGGTAAGCCAGACGAGTTTGATCCGCGCCTCAAGGCCTATCTGCATCGAGGAGCCAGCACGCCGCCGCCCGCGGGCATGGACGCGCGCATCATCGGCGACGCATCCCGACAGAAAACCGGCTGGGCGCTCCAGGTCGTCGCGGCGGCCGCCGTCCTCGTGCTCGCCATCGGGCTGGGGATCGTCGTCCAACGCGCTCGCCAGTCGGTGGGCGTTGCGCCGACGGCTACCCCGTTCGCGTCGCCGATCACCAAGCCAACTCCCTATCCGACGCCGACAAGAAGCGGTGCGCCGTATCCGCTGCTGCCGCCCGTGTCGCTGCGGATGATCAACGCCAGCACGGGTTGGGCGGCCGGCTCAGGCACCGACCGGATTCTTCGGACGGTGGACGGCGGGTCCCACTGGGATGACGCCGGCCCGCGTGGCGCGCCACCCGGCAACTGGACCACCTTCTTTCTCGATGGCAACAACGCCTGGGTCGCGTCGTCCCTCCAGCCAGGCTCGGACTCGAACGACTTCAGTGTGCACGTCTACCGGACCACGGATGGCGGTCAGAGCTGGCACAACGCTGGTGTAGTCGCCGCGGACCAGGGGTGGCCGGCCTCCCTCTCCTTTGTCGACCGTAGCCACGGATGGCTCTTCATGAACCTGGGCGGTGCCGCGGGTTCCCAGGGCGTCGCCTTCTACGGCACGGTCGATGGTGGAACAACGTGGACCAAGCTCTCCGAGGCCGATACCAGTGGCAGCGCCGGCCACCTTCCGCTCGCCTGCAGCAAGGGCGTGCCGGTCTTTCTGAACAGCTCGACGGGCTGGCTGCCGGGTGCCTGCAGTGCCGGGGGTGGTCCATTCTTCTACGTCACGCATGACGGGGGACGAAGCTGGCGCAACGTCGCCCTCGCGTCACCGGCCGGATGGGGGGCAACCTGCATGTGCGAAATGACCAGCCTGCGATTTTCCGACGCTCGAAACGGGGTCTTCGTGCTGACCTCCTATTCGTCGGGTGGCCTGCCGGAGAGCGTGGTCTATTCGACCACCGACGGAGGGGGTTCCTGGCGGCCCGGGCCATCGCTGCCGGCGCAAGCGTACGAGGTGTTCTTCATCGACAAGAGCCGCGGCTGGACGGTCAACCTAAAAGCCAACAATAGCCTCCTCTACACCTCGGACGGCGGGCAGCACTGGTCGACTGTCGGGCCGATCCCATCGACGCAGGGTGTCATGGGCTTCCAGTTCGTCACGACCGAGATTGGATGGGCGCTGGGCAGCGAGCCGGGCGGCATCACGCTGATCAAGACCTCGGACGGCGGCGGGACTTGGACGATGCAGCTCACGCCGTAACGGCGGCTTACCGGAGGACACACGGTCTTATCCTTGTGCCGATGGCCGTCGCCCCGCGGGTGTTTGCGCGTCTCGCCTCGTTGGCTCTCAGCGTGCTGGCCATGACCGCCGCGGGCTGTGTGTCCACGTCGACGGTATCTCCCACACCAACAGATAGTGTTTCGGTGCTTGGCTGCCAGGACGTGATCGCCTCCGAGCCGACACCTCCATCAGGGTCGTCCATCATTCTCGATAGCGTCGCCCTCCCGACCGGCCGAGCTCTGCAAGCAAGTCCATCTGGAGACTCCAACCCGAACGAAAAGCTGTTCGCAAAGGATGCGTTGCTCATCCGCCGCGCGGCATCCTTCGACCTCGTGGTGCCTGAGGCGTGGCGCGGTCGTCTTGCGGTCGGCTGGGGCAGCCCCTCGAAACCAACGAGCCACCTGCGCGTTCCAGGCTGCGGACCCACGCAAAGAATGCCGTCCTCGAGCCGCTGGGTCCTGAGCGATGACTGGCTGGTATATCCTGGCGGCTACTCGGTACCGCAGGCATCTTGTGTGTCGCTCGTCGTCAGGGCGGGGCAGACGGAGCGAACGGTGCAAATTGGCGTCGGCGCGCCGTGCCCGGGCCAGTCGCCCCGCCTCCGCCGGCCTAGGGCACCGATCCCACGACACAACATGTAGGGCCTGTTTTTCTGTGCGCCCACAAGCCCACAAGATTTAGTCCCAATTTGTTGACAGGCACCTGTCGCGGTGGTAGCGTTCGGCGTGCTGGTGGCACAAAGTGGGGAAAAGTGGGGAGAGTGAGACAGCCGGTGACGATTCCTGATGTTCCTCGGCACCTACCGACACTCGGTGGACACCAAGGGTCGGGTCGCGATTCCCGCCCGTTTTCGGGAGCAACTCCCAGGTGGGACCGTCATCTCCAAGGGCGCCGAGGGTTGTCTGCAGGTCTATCCGCCCCAGGAATGGGCGCAGGAGCAGGGCTTGCGGCTGGGCTCGGCGACGCCGGCGGAGGAGCGGCGCCTCGCCCGCATGATGTTCGGCGCCGCCCGCGAGTGCGAATTCGACGCCCAGGGACGCATCGTCCTGTCCGCCGATCAGCGGCAGTACGCCGGCATCACGGGCATTGCCTGGATCGTTGGCGTCAACAACTTGATCGAGATCTGGAACGACGAGGGGTGGCGCCACATCGGCGAAGCGACACCAGAGGAATACACGCGCATTCAGGACCAGGTGGCCGAGGGGCGACGTGCCCAGCGCACGTGACCGACGCGGCCGCCCTCGACTCGAGCCACCGTCCGGGATGTCCGGACATCGACCCGTACTTTTACAAGAAGTCATAACGAGCCTTCAACCAGCCCCCGGGCAGGCGTTTGTCGACGCCACGCTAGGGGGTGGGGGATATGCGCGGGCGCTGATCGGGCGCCTGCGGCCGGGCGGCGTGCTGCTCGGCATCGATCGCGACGCCTCCGCCCTCGAGCGGTTCGCCCGGGAAGCGGTGCCTCCGGACGTCACGGTGATGCTGGAGCACACCAACTTCGCGCAGCTCGACCGGGCGGCCGAGCGGATCGGCCGCCCACCAAACGGGATCATCTTCGACCTCGGTCTTTCCTCACTCCAGCTGGACGACCCGGAGCGGGGTTTCAGCTTTCAGTCAGACGGACCGCTCGACATGCGATTGGACCGTAGCGAATCGTGGACCGCCGCCGACCTGCTCAACCGCGAGTCGGAAAGTGACCTACGGCGCATCCTGCGGGACTACGGCCAGGAGCGGTGGGGATCCCGGATCGCGCAACGAATCGTGGAGCGGCGGCGCCAGGTGCCGTTCAAGACGACGAAGGACCTGGTCGACGTGGTGGCCGGGGCCATCCCACGCGGTGCCTGGCCACGCGACATTCACGTCGCGACCCGCACCTTCATGGCATTCCGGATCGCGGTCAACCGCGAGCTGGACGCGGTCGAAAAAGGGTTGAAGGCAGCCATTGAAGTGCTTGCAAGCGGTGGGCGCGTAGGGGTCGTCTCTTTCCACTCCCTCGAGGACAAGATTGCAAAGAACCTATTCAACGTCGAAGCAACAGACTGTATTTGTCCGCCCCAAGCGCCCGTTTGTATCTGCGGGCACCGTCGTTCGGTGCGCGTCATAACACGCAAGCCCATCACTCCTTCGGAAGCCGAGGTGCAGGAAAATCCCCGCGCCCGGTCGGCGAAATTACGAATCGCGGAGAAACTATGAACCCCGTCCATGTCATTCCACAAGTCAATACCTGAGCGGCCGCATGGTGGAATCCCTCCCTCCTGGGCATCTACTAGTATTGCGGCCCCGCCGGCCCGATCCGACCCCTCCGGCGCGCGCGTTTCCCCCTTCGCGCGCGCGCCGGAGTCGCGGCCGGCCTTCCATCTCGCCCCTGGTCGGCGCGGTGTCACTGATCGCGGCCGCCCTGCTGCTGGTGGCGCAGTCGGCCGCCGCCACCCAGGCGAGCTACCAAATCGCGACGCTGAAGCAGGAACAGGCGCGCCTCAGCGGCGAGCACGACCAGCTCCTGGCCCAGCTCGCCGGCGACCGCGCCGCCAACCGCGTCGCTACCGCGGCGCAGCAACTCGGCCTCTCCCATCCGAGCCGCTGGCAATACGTTCACGGGACCGGCTCGCCGATCGCGCTCGGCCCGCGTCCGGCGAACTCGGGGCGTCCCGGCGTTTGGGACGGCGTGCTGGCCGTGTTGGGTGCGGTGATCGGCCGCCCGCTGACTTCCGAACCAGCGCACTAACCGGACGGCGATCGTGAGGGGCCCCCAGGAACTCGAGCCGCGGAGCCGCATCCTTACATTGATGGCGCTGGTGCTCTGCGCCTATCTGGTCCTGCTGGGCCGGCTCGCGTACTGGCAGGTCTTGCGCCACTCGGACATGGCTCGACTGGCAGCCACCTACCACGACGACACGATCACCCTGGCCGCCGCGCGGGGCAACATCCTCGACCGGAACGGTGCCCTGCTGGTGACCAACACGCCGGTCTATTCGATCTTCGCGTCGCCGGACCAGATCACGGGCGCCGAGCGCAACGGTATCGCCGCCAAGCTGGCACCGGTGCTCCAGCTCACCCCTGCCGATATCGAGGTCAGGCTCGCCTCGGCGCGGCAGTTCGTCTACCTGGCGCGGCGCGTTCAGGCCTCGGTCGCCCGGCAGCTTGACGCGATGCGCCTCCCCGGAATCGGGAAGGTCGCCGAGACCCAGCGGTCCTATGTCGACGGCGGCGTCGCCGGGACAAGCCTCGCCGCCAACCTGCTGGGTTTCGCCAACGACGCGGGAACCGGCAACTACGGCATCGAGGGCTATTACGACAAGACCCTCGCCGGCCAGGCGGGATTCGAGGCGACGGTGCGCGACCTGGCGAACCGGCCGATCGTCCTGAGCGATCGCCAGCGCCGCGAGCCGGTGAACGGCATGACGTTACAGTTATCGCTCGACAGCACGATCCAGGTGGTCGCCGAGCGAGCGCTGGCCGACGGCGTACAGAAATATCAGGCCGAAAGCGGCTCGCTGATCATCATGGAGCCGGCCACCGGTCGCATCGTCGCCTGGGCCGATGTGCCCAGCTACAACGCGAACCAGTTTGCGACGACGCCCACCGCGCAGTTCATCGACCCGATCGTTTCGAATCTTTATGAGCCGGGGTCGGTGATGAAGGTCGTGACATTGTCAGGCGCGCTCGATGATCACGCCATCACCCCCGACACGCGGTTCAACGAGACCGGCGTCGCGGTGGTGGGCGGAGTCGCGATCCGCAACTGGGACAACCGGGCCCACGGGAATGTCACAATGACTCAGGTCCTCCAAAACTCGCTCAACGTCGGCGCCATCAAGGCCCAGCAGATGGAGGGGGCCGCCCCCTTCTACCAGTACATGCAACGCTTCGGCATCGGCGCCCCCACCGGCGTTGACGTCGCGGCGGAGACGGCCGAGCCGCTTCGTGATCTCGCAAAGTGGAAGCCAGTCGAGCTCGCGACCGCCTCCTTCGGCCAGGGGGTCGACACCACGCCCATCGAGATGCTGGCCGCCGTCAACGTGGTCGCCACCGGCGGCAACCTCGTCTGGCCGCACGTCGTGGACCAGGTGATCGACGCGAACGGAACGCGCCACCCGGTTCAGCCGCGCATCGTCCGCCAGGTCATCAGCGCGAAGACCGCGCAGGAGATGCAGCAGATGATGGTCGGCGTTGTCGAGAAGGGCTCCGGTTTTGCCGCGCGGATCGACGGCTTCAAGAACCGGATCGCCGGCAAGACCGGCACCGCGAGCATCCCGGAAAACGGGAAATATCTTGCGGACGCGACCATCGGCTCCTTCGTCGGCTTCGTGCCCGTCGATCACCCGCAGTTCATCATGCTGGTGATCACCCGCAAGCCGAAGGTTCTCTTCGAGGGTGCGTACGTCGCCGCCCCCATCTGGAAAACCGTCGCCAGCGCGCTGATCACCCAGTGGCAGATCGCCCCGTGAGGCGGCGGTGGAGGCGACAGCGAGAATAGTGATGCTGTGGGCATGTCTGTGAAGGACGTGGTGAACGCGACACGCGGCCGGCTGCTCAGCGGTCCGCACGATGTCACCTTCACCCAGCTCTTTGTCGATTCGAGGGAGGTGAAACCGGGCGGCCTGTTCGTTGCCTTGCGCGGCGAGCAGCACGACGGACACGTCTTCATCCCACAAGCGATCGAACGTGGTGCGGCCGGGATCCTCTGCGAGCGGCCACCGCAGGGTGTGGAAAGCGCGGCGGTGATCCAGGTGGAGGACACCCGGCAATCGCTCTTCGACATCACGGCCGACCGGCTCGCCCGCCAGCCACACCCGATCGTCGCCATCACCGGCAGTGCCGGCAAGACGACGACCAAAGACCTGATCGCGCATCTGCTCGGGCGACGGCTCCGGGTGCACAAGAGCGAGGGCAACCTGAATACCTATACCGGCATCCCGATGACGATCTTCCAGATGGATCCGCGCGACCGAGCGCTGGTGGTCGAGTACGCGATGTCGCGGGCCGGCGAGATCCGCGAGTTGACCCGCGTGGCTCCGCCGACGATCGGCGTTGTCCTCAACGTCGGCCTGGCGCACGTTGGTTTCCTGGGTTCGATCGAGGGTGTGGCGGCGGCCAAGCGGGAGCTTGTCGAAGGACTCGCTCCCGGCGGCCTGGCGGTCCTCAACGCCGACGACCTGCGGGTTCGCGCTATGTCGGCGGTCGCGCGCCGCTTCACGCTCTTCGGCATGTCGAACGACGCCGCCGTCCGCGCCGAGAAGATCCGGCTCCACGGCCTCGAGGGCAGCACGTTCATGCTGCTCACGCCGCGCGGCAAAGTGGAGGTCTATCTCCGCCTGCCCGGCCACCACAGCATCTCGAATGCGCTCGCCGCCGCCGCCGTCGCGCTGGAATTCGATTTCGATGCGCCGGCCATCGCGTCGGCGCTGCACGGCTTCGCGCCACCGGCGCGGCGGATGAACATTGTGTCCGGACGCAACGGCGCCACCGTGATCGACGACTCCTACAACGCCAGCCCCGGATCGATGCTCGCGGCGCTCGAGGTACTGAGCCTCGCGCCCAAGGGCTGCCTGAAAGTGGCGGTGCTGGGGGACATGCTGGAGTTGGGCGACCATGCGGAACGGGCCCACGAGGAAATTGGTTCGCTTGCCGGCAAGACCGCCGACGTCCTGATCGCGGTCGGGGAATATGCCCCCCGCGTGGTGCAGGCCGCGCGCCGAGCCGGCTTGCCAACGGATCGTGCCTTCGTCGTCGAGAGCGCCGAGCAGGCGGTGGCATCATTGACCCCCCTGCTGACCGCGCAAACGCAGGTGCTCGTCAAGGGCTCCCGTGGCATGCGTCTGGAGCGCGTCGTCGAGCAAATTCGTGAGGCGCCATGAGGCCACTGATCGTCTTTGTCGCGGCCCTCGTCGTGAGCGCCCTCGTTTTCCCAGCGGCGATCGGCCAGTTGGCCCGGGCACGGATGGGCCAGCAAATCCGCGAAGAAGGCCCGGCCGCCCACCACGGCAAGGCCGGCACGCCGACCGCGGGCGGCCTGGTGTTCGTGCTGGTGGCGCTCGTCCTCTATCTGGTTGCCGACCGTTCGGTGGCCGGTGGCTTCGTGCTGACCGCGCTGGTGTTGGGCGCGGCCCTCGGCTTCATCGATGACTTTGCCGCCATCCGCGGCGGGCGCAACCTCGGGCTGAAGGCCCGGCAGAAGATCGTGATCCAGCTGGCGACGGGCGCGCTGCTCGGCTATCTCGCGCTGCGCTGGGGGCTGACCAGCCAGCTCGTCCCCTTCGATGGACGCCACCCGATCAGCGGCTGGATCATCGTCGTCGTCACGGCGGTGGCGGTGGCCGCCGGCTCCAACGCCTTCAACCTGACGGATGGCAGCGATGGCCTGGCCGCGGGAGCGGGCGCCATCACCTTCGGCGCGCTGGCGATCATCGCCGTCCTGCAACATCGACCCAGTGCGGGTCTGATGCCGGCCATCCTGGCGGGCGTCCTTACCGGTTTCCTGTTCTACAACTTGTTTCCCGCGCGCGTCTTCATGGGTGACACGGGGAGCCTGGCGCTGGGGACGGCCATGGTCGCGGCGGCGATCGCCACCGGCTTCCTCTGGTATCTGCCGCTGCTGGCCCTCGTCTTCGTCGTCGAGACCGTCTCCGTGATCGCGCAGGTCGCGAGCTTCAAGATGACCGGCAAGCGAATCATCAAGATGTCGCCGCTGCACAACCATTTCATCGTCTCGGGCTGGCGCGAGATGCCGATCGCCGTCTGGTTCTGGACCGGGTCGCTGGTCGCCGCCGTGCTCGCGCTGGCGCTGGCGCGGCCCGGGGCTTCGGCGTGAAGGGTCGGCACGCGCTGGTCCTTGGCTACGGCCGCAGCGGACGGGCGGCCGCAACCTTTATCACCGGTCGCGGAGGGTCGGTACGGGTGGTCGATCGCGCCGACACCCCGGAGCTGCGCGCAGAGCTCGAGCGGGCAGGGATCCAGGCCCGCCTCGGCGGTTACGGCGCGGAGGACCTCAACGGCACCGACCTCCTGGTGGTGAGCCCCGGTGTGCCGTGGGATGAGCCCCTGGTCGAGACCGCCCGCCGGCGCGGCATTGAAGTGACCAGCGAGATCGACCTCTTCTTCGGCTCATGTCCCGCCCGCATCGTCGGGATCACGGGTACCAACGGCAAGACGACCACCACGGCGCTCACCGCGGAGGTCCTCCGTGCCGGCGGGCTGCGGGTGATGCGGGGCGGCAACATCGGCGAGCCCGTACTCGACCGCATCGACCAGCTCCGCCCGGACGATTGGGTTGTGCTGGAGCTGAGCAGCTTTCAGCTGGAGTCGATCACGACGCCGCGGTTGCACATTGGCGTGGTGCTGAACGTGACGCCCGATCACCTCGACCGCCACAAGTCGTTCGCGCGCTACGTCGAGATCAAGGCACGCGCGATTGCCTTCATGGAGCCTGAGGACCACGCGGTGCTCAACGTCGATGACCCAGCCTGTGCCGGAATGCGGACACAGACGAGGGGCCAGGTGCTGGCGTTCGGTCTTCATCAACCCGTTGACCGGGGCGTCACCCTGGTGGATGGCTGGGTCACCATCGCGCATGCGGGAGTCAAGCGCCGGGTGCTGCCGGCCGCCGAGGTCCCGCTCCCCGGCGACCACAACCTCAGTAATGTGATGGCCGCTGTCGCCGCCGGCGACGCGGCCGGCATCGCGCCTGAGCCGGTGGCCGATGCCGTGCGGCAGTTTAAAGCCGTCGAGCATCGGCTGGAGCCGATCGGCACCTTCAATGGCGTCCGCTGGTACAACGACTCGAAGGCGACCAACCCGGACTCGACCTACAAGGCACTCGCGGCCTTCAGCGAGCCCATCATCCTGATCGCCGGTGGCCGCAACAAAGGGATCGAGATCGAGCCGCTGGCCCGAGCGATCGCGGGCCGGGTCGCCGCGCTGGTGACGATGGGGGAGACGGGCGAGGAGCTGGCCCGCCGGGCGCGTGACGCCGGCCTGAAAAAGGTCGAACGCGCGGAGGACCTGGCCGATGCGGTGCGCAAGGCCGCCGCGCTGGCGCCGCGCGGGTCGGTGGTCCTGCTGTCACCAGCCTTCACCAGCTACGACATGTTCCGCGACTACGAGGACCGGGGGCGGCGCTTCAAGGCGACCGTGCTCGCGGAGCTGAGCCGGTGAGGGCGCGGGCCGCGCTCGAGCTGCCGGCCGCGCGCCGGACGCTGGCCTCCACCCGTCTCTGGCGTCGCGGTGACCGCACGCTCGTGCTCACCGTCCTGGCACTGACGGCCTTCGGGCTGGTGATGGTCTTCTCCGCCTCCGAGGTACAGGGTTGGCTCTGGTTCCACAACGCGGCGTACTACTTCGAGCGGCAGCTGCTCTGGCTCGCACTGGGCGTCATTCTGCTGTGGGCTGCGGCCCACATCGACTACCACCGGCTGCGACCGCTCGCCTGGCCGCTGGCGGGCGTGACCGTCGTCCTGATGGTGGTCGTGCTGCTGCCGCATTTCGGGATCGAGGTCAACGGCGCCCGGCGCTGGCTGCGGTTGGGGCCGATGCAGATGCAGCCGGCGGAGCTGGCGAAGGTCGCCAGCATCGTCTTCATGGCCCTCTGGTTGGAGCGCCATCGGGAGCGGATCGGGTCGCTCGAAGACGGCGTCGTCCCCTTCCTCGCGCTGCTGGCACTCGTGACCCTGCTCGTCATTCTCGAACGAGACCTGGGCACCACCATGATCGTCGCCGGCATCCTGCTCTCCCAGTTCCTGGTCGCGGGCGGGAAAAAGCGTCACGTCCTCTTGCTGCTGCTGATCGTTGGCCTCTGCCTCTATGTCTTCATTCGCATGGAGCCTTACCGGCTGCATCGCATCCTGGCCTTTGTTGACCCCTGGTCCGATCCGCTCAACACCGGCTTTCAGGCGATCCAGTCGGTGGTCGCGCTCGGCTCCGGGGGCGTGACCGGGCTCGGGCTCGGGCACAGCATTCAGAAATATCAATGGCTGCCGTTCGCGCACACCGACTTCATCTTCGCCATCGTGGGCGAGGAGACCGGCCTGATCGGGACCACGATCGTGCTCGCGCTGTTCGGGCTCTTCACCTATCGCGGCTACCGCGTGGCGCTCAAGGCTCCGGATGCCTTCGGCTCCTTACTCGCCTGTGGGGTGACCACCTGGATCGCCTTCCAGGCGCTGATCAACATCGCGGCCGTCACGGTGACCTTGCCCACGACCGGGATTCCGTTACCCTTCATCAGCTACGGGGGCTCCTCGCTCGCGATCACCCTGCTGGCGGTCGGCATACTGATGAACGTTTCGACCCAGAGCGAGAAGGTGGGATGGATACGGCATGCGAGTATTGATCTCGGGCGGCGGCACGGGCGGACACTTGTTCCCGGCGATCGCCGTCGCGCAGGCGCTGTCGCGGAAAGATCCTGACGCCACCATCCTGTTCGCGGGGCGCCGCGAGGGGATCGAAGCGAAAACGGTCGCGAGTTATGGCATGCCCTTTACGGCCATCCCGGCCGCGCCGCTCTACACTGAGCAGGTATGGCGTAACTGGAAACTGCCGCCGGTGCTGGGGGCCGCGCTCTGGCAATCCTGGCGGCTCCTCGACCGGTTCAAGCCCGACGTCGTGCTCGGCACCGGCGGGTACGTCAGTGTCCCGCTCATCATGGCGGCCGGCCTGGCCCGCGTCCCGATCGTCCTCCAGGAACAAAACCTGATGCCCGGGCGCGCCACGCGGGCGCTCGCCCGTTTCGCCGGGAAGGTCGCCACTGCCTATCCGGAATCCTCGCGCTTCCTCCCCGCGGCCAAGACGGTCGTCACCGGCACGCCGGTCCGGACGGAATTCTGGCGTCGCAAAGAGAATTTCCCGCACCAGCCGCAGACCCTCCTTGTGTTGGGTGGCAGCCAGGGTGCCCATCGGCTCAACCAGGCGGTCGCGGACGCGGTCCCCTGGCTGCTGGATCGCCCTGACCTGCGGATCGCGCACCAGACGGGCGCACGCGAGATCGGTGCCATGCAGGCGGTCAAGGCCAAGCTGCCCCCGCCGCTTGCGGGACGCTACGAGCCCTTCGCCTTTGCCAACGACCTGGCCGACCGGATCCGAGGCGCGGACCTCGTCATCAGCCGGGCCGGCGCCAGCACCCTGAGCGAGGTGAGCGCGATCGGCGTTCCGATGATCCTGATCCCCTATCCGTACGCCGGGGGCCACCAGCGAATGAACGTCAAACCCTACGAGTCGGCGGGCGCGGCGATCGTGATTCCCGACGAAGAGGCGGAAGAGCGTCTCCGCGGGGTGGTCACCTCCCTCATCGACGATCCGGCCCGATATCGCAAGATGGTCGAGGCCATGCGAGGATTGGGGCGGCCGTACGCCGCCGAAGAGGTTGTCAGGCTCCTCGAAGAGGTGGCGCGGCACCACTGATGCGGATCCATTTCATCGGCATCTGCGGCTACGCGGTCTCGGGGCTGGCGCTCGTCGCCAAACAGCTCGGTAACGAGGTCACCGGGTCCGACGAAGATGCCTATCCGCCGACAACCGACATCCTTACGCAAGCCGGGATCAAGTGGGTCGATGGGCATGCTGCCGCCAATATCACGCGCTGGGGGAAGCCGGATCTCGTCGTCCAGGGCAACCAGGTGCGCGACGGCAATCCGGAAACCGAGG of the Candidatus Dormiibacterota bacterium genome contains:
- a CDS encoding penicillin-binding protein 2 — translated: MRGPQELEPRSRILTLMALVLCAYLVLLGRLAYWQVLRHSDMARLAATYHDDTITLAAARGNILDRNGALLVTNTPVYSIFASPDQITGAERNGIAAKLAPVLQLTPADIEVRLASARQFVYLARRVQASVARQLDAMRLPGIGKVAETQRSYVDGGVAGTSLAANLLGFANDAGTGNYGIEGYYDKTLAGQAGFEATVRDLANRPIVLSDRQRREPVNGMTLQLSLDSTIQVVAERALADGVQKYQAESGSLIIMEPATGRIVAWADVPSYNANQFATTPTAQFIDPIVSNLYEPGSVMKVVTLSGALDDHAITPDTRFNETGVAVVGGVAIRNWDNRAHGNVTMTQVLQNSLNVGAIKAQQMEGAAPFYQYMQRFGIGAPTGVDVAAETAEPLRDLAKWKPVELATASFGQGVDTTPIEMLAAVNVVATGGNLVWPHVVDQVIDANGTRHPVQPRIVRQVISAKTAQEMQQMMVGVVEKGSGFAARIDGFKNRIAGKTGTASIPENGKYLADATIGSFVGFVPVDHPQFIMLVITRKPKVLFEGAYVAAPIWKTVASALITQWQIAP
- the rsmH gene encoding 16S rRNA (cytosine(1402)-N(4))-methyltransferase RsmH gives rise to the protein MSGHRPVLLQEVITSLQPAPGQAFVDATLGGGGYARALIGRLRPGGVLLGIDRDASALERFAREAVPPDVTVMLEHTNFAQLDRAAERIGRPPNGIIFDLGLSSLQLDDPERGFSFQSDGPLDMRLDRSESWTAADLLNRESESDLRRILRDYGQERWGSRIAQRIVERRRQVPFKTTKDLVDVVAGAIPRGAWPRDIHVATRTFMAFRIAVNRELDAVEKGLKAAIEVLASGGRVGVVSFHSLEDKIAKNLFNVEATDCICPPQAPVCICGHRRSVRVITRKPITPSEAEVQENPRARSAKLRIAEKL
- the murF gene encoding UDP-N-acetylmuramoyl-tripeptide--D-alanyl-D-alanine ligase → MSVKDVVNATRGRLLSGPHDVTFTQLFVDSREVKPGGLFVALRGEQHDGHVFIPQAIERGAAGILCERPPQGVESAAVIQVEDTRQSLFDITADRLARQPHPIVAITGSAGKTTTKDLIAHLLGRRLRVHKSEGNLNTYTGIPMTIFQMDPRDRALVVEYAMSRAGEIRELTRVAPPTIGVVLNVGLAHVGFLGSIEGVAAAKRELVEGLAPGGLAVLNADDLRVRAMSAVARRFTLFGMSNDAAVRAEKIRLHGLEGSTFMLLTPRGKVEVYLRLPGHHSISNALAAAAVALEFDFDAPAIASALHGFAPPARRMNIVSGRNGATVIDDSYNASPGSMLAALEVLSLAPKGCLKVAVLGDMLELGDHAERAHEEIGSLAGKTADVLIAVGEYAPRVVQAARRAGLPTDRAFVVESAEQAVASLTPLLTAQTQVLVKGSRGMRLERVVEQIREAP
- a CDS encoding RNA polymerase sigma factor encodes the protein MADEQPVRLAPGFEAAVHAESGRLFAIAYSILRDAQEAEDAVQETMELAWRSWDALRDPSKRSAWLRQICVRRAIRTRRRLLPRLWLADSHTVPSQQLDEPDLDLDRSYRRLTHQQRAVVTLHYEYGYSLDECAALIGCQPGTARSHLARALASLRKELNYG
- the mraZ gene encoding division/cell wall cluster transcriptional repressor MraZ codes for the protein MFLGTYRHSVDTKGRVAIPARFREQLPGGTVISKGAEGCLQVYPPQEWAQEQGLRLGSATPAEERRLARMMFGAARECEFDAQGRIVLSADQRQYAGITGIAWIVGVNNLIEIWNDEGWRHIGEATPEEYTRIQDQVAEGRRAQRT